One genomic segment of Mytilus galloprovincialis chromosome 5, xbMytGall1.hap1.1, whole genome shotgun sequence includes these proteins:
- the LOC143074359 gene encoding glycosyltransferase 25 family member-like: MMFDKIYIVHLKRRTERRQRLEKAADEMKLDFTYFHAVDGRNLNTEKLDKLGVQILQGYSDIYQNRNMTYGEIGCALTHYYILEDMVVKNYQRVLILEDDAQFVPMFRKQLSRSFADIEEFVPDWDLLFLGRKPMNATADKYVDGTHFAMWPDFSYWALAYAITRKGAKKILKQKPVQKLVPTDELIPIMYNRHPMEEWKKLFYPNDLKAVATNPLLIYPSWWFGETKYISDTEDSRKIASTLET; the protein is encoded by the exons ATGATGTTTGATAAG ATTTATATCGTGCATTTAAAGAGAAGAACAGAAAGACGACAAAGATTGGAGAAGGCAGCCGATGAAATGAAACTTGACTTTACATATTTTCATGCTGTTGATGGACG AAATTTGAATACTGAAAAACTGGACAAACTTGGAGTACAAATATTACAAGGCTATTCAGATATATATCAAAATAG GAATATGACCTATGGTGAAATTGGATGTGCACTTACTCATTATTACATATTGGAAGAT ATGGTAGTTAAAAATTACCAAAGAGTTCTTATACTAGAAGATGACGCCCAATTCGTTCCTATGTTTCGCAAACAATTGTCTAGGTCATTTGCCGATATAGAAGAGTTTGTACCTGATTGGGATCTTTT ATTTTTGGGACGCAAGCCCATGAATGCAACTGCTGATAAATATGTGGATGGAACGCATTTTGCGATGTGGCCAGATTTTTCCTATTGGGCGTTAGCGTATGCAATCACAAGAAAAGGTGCGAAAAAGATACTGAAGCAGAAACCAGTACAGAAACTAGTTCCAACCGATGAGTTGATACCAATTATGTACAACAGACATCCAAT GGAAGAATGGAAAAAACTTTTTTACCCAAATGATTTGAAAGCTGTTGCAACcaatcctttgttaatttatcCGTCATGGTGGTTCGGGGAGACCAAATACATATCGGATACTGAAGACTCACGCAAAATTGCTTCTACCTTGGAAACTTGA